In the Nicotiana tabacum cultivar K326 chromosome 16, ASM71507v2, whole genome shotgun sequence genome, one interval contains:
- the LOC107832500 gene encoding uncharacterized protein LOC107832500 gives MVKLLSSCPALETLELSCFQGFRRLEITSPNLKRLVLDGGGGFDSLEIVAPHLQHLEISGVRGYLKRRLVNVSSLVTASLTFSIICITVDDESYIGEEEKEDDVEEDNCPDYHQAFRNLVVDYLEKLSHVTQLKIGSWSFSCCNSKEFHFQN, from the exons ATGGTGAAATTACTGTCAAGTTGTCCTGCGCTGGAAACCTTGGAGTTGTCATGCTTCCAGGGTTTTCGTCGTCTTGAAATTACGTCTCCAAATTTAAAGAGACTAGTATTAGATGGTGGCGGAGGATTCGATTCTTTGGAAATTGTTGCTCCACATCTTCAACATTTAGAGATTTCAGGAGTTCGTGGATATCTCAAGCGTAGGCTAGTAAATGTTTCCTCTTTGGTTACTGCCAGCCTCACTTTTAGCATTATCTGTATCACTGTGGATGACGAGAGTTATATTGGGGAAGAGGAAAAGGAAGATGATGTTGAGGAAGACAATTGTCCTGATTATCATCAAGCTTTCAGAAACCTTGTTGTGGACTATCTTGAAAAGTTGAGTCATGTGACTCAGCTCAAAATTGGAAGTTG GTCGTTTTCATGTTGCAACTCGAAGGAGTTCCACTTCCAGAATTGA